In the genome of Cytobacillus luteolus, the window CTTCCTAAGAACCGCTCGACTTGCATGTATTAGGCACGCCGCCAGCGTTCGTCCTGAGCCAGGATCAAACTCTCCAATAGAGTTGATTAGCTCATAGCTAAAAATAATTTTAAAACAAACATTGACGCTTGTGTTATGTTCAGTTTTCAAAGATCAATTCGTCGCGTTTAGGCGACTTAACTAATATATCATGTAACAGTTCTTACTGTCAACATGTTTTTTGTGTCGTTTACTTTGCTTCAGCAGCGACGTTTAATAATATATCACATTGAAATCATTAGAGTCAACACTTTTTAAATAAATTTCTATAAAAAAAGCAAATGGACTGATTCCATTTGCTTTAACCTAATATGAAAGTATCAATAATGACTAATGCAGCAATACCAGGTACTCCTAAAAATCCAGAAATAGTTGAGGTTACAAGGTTAATCGGAATATTTAATCCTAAGGTCGTTCCGAAGGCATTTAAAAAGAATAATAGTAAAGCTCCGATCATTATTTTAACTAACCCTTGTCCAATAAAACGTACTGGCCTCATTGGAGCTCCCATAAATAAGACTAATAATATCAAACCACCTAGAATAGATATTACAACAATTGGTTCCATCTTTTAAGCATCACTCCTTATACAACTTACTACTTGTACTATTGTATGTACTAGTAGTTAAGATAAGAACTAATGCTTAAAAGAATAAAACAGAAGGTAGAGATGTTGGAACATCCCTATCTTCTGCTTATTTCTTACCAATAAAGATTTGACGTGTTTTTGCTTCACGTAATAAAAAGAAGTATTTCGATTCTGCTAACTTAAGTTCAAACAGGACCTCATCTGAAGGTTCAACACTTTTTTCAATAATACTCTTTTGGACCATCCAATGCTCCTTTAATGATTCAAGTTGCACTAATAGTCTTTCATCGTGTTCATTACGAAGCCAACCTTTTCTTCGAAAAAACATCTTTTCACCCCAAACTAGTTGTTACAGTTCTCTACGACCTTCCATTGCTTTAGATAATGTAACCTCATCTGCATATTCCAAGTCTCCTCCAACAGGTAGACCATGTGCGATCCTAGTCAATTTTATCCCAGTTGGTTTTAAAAGACGGGAAATGTACATGGCAGTAGCTTCCCCTTCTATATTGGGATTAGTAGCTAATATTATTTCCTGGACCGTGTCATCTTGGAGCCTTTTTAATAGATCGGGTATTTTGATATCTTCTGGACCAATTCCATCCATAGGTGAAATCGCACCATGAAGGACATGATATAACCCGTTGTATTCTTTCATTTTCTCCATAGCAATTACATCCTTAGGATCTTGAACAACACAAATAATTGTTTTATTACGGCGCTCATCATCACATATATAACAAGGGTCCTGATCAGTTATATGACCACACTGAGTACAGTATGTTAAATTTCTTTTCGCATTAACCAAGGCTTTTGCGAAATCTAGAACAACATCTTCTTTCATACTTAATACAAAAAAAGCCAGGCGAACGGCTGTTTTAGGGCCTATTCCTGGCAATTTCATAAAGCTATCAATTAGCTTTGATATCGGTTCAGGATAATGCATATCTTTCTCTATTCCTCCTAAATTCGACCGAAGGAGCTATATATTCAATTAAAACCCAGGTAAATTCATACCTTTTGTAAATTGCCCCATAGTGTCATTTGTTAGATCTTCCATTTTCTTTAATGCATCGTTTGTTGCAGCTAAAACTAAATCTTGTAGCATATCGATATCATCTGGATCTACTACCTCTGGCTTAATATTTACATCTATAACTTCTTTTTGTCCGTTAACAACAACAGTTACCATGCCGCCACCAGCTGTACCTTCAATTGTTTTTACTGCTAGCTCTTCTTGAGCTTTTGCCATATCCTTTTGCATTTTTTGCATTTGTTTCATCATTTTTTGCATATTACCCATTCCGCCACCACGCATCATGTGTATGTGCCTCCTTTAATATGTGTTGTTTATTCTTGTATTTCAATGAGCTCCGTACCTACAATTTTCTTAGCTTCTGCGATTAGTGGATCTTCTTCTTCTTCCATATCGCTAGTCTCTTCACTACGTTGCCCACGTAAAAACTCTTCTCTTATTTTACCCCATTCATCATCAGGGACTGCAACCATTTCAAATCGCTTATTCGTTAACTCAAGTAGGATGTTTTCTAAGTTATCGCGAACATTATTATTGTTTTCAGCGACCATTTTACAATGAATTTCATACTTAAATTTTAAAACGAAAGCTGTATTTGATGCTGCAACTGGTTCACTATCTATCAGTAATGCTGCATGTGAAACTTTATTTTGTTGTCTTAATTGTTCAAGCATTGCTCCCCATCTGGACTTTAGTAATTCTAGGTCGGGACGAGTAGCTTGTTTAAGTATCTCGATCAGCCTACCAGTAGGTGTTTTATACCCGCTTCTTGCTGCTGATTTCTGCGGCTTTCGTTCAGGTTGAGCAACTCCGTCATTTGAAACTGCAATTCCTTTTTCCTTGAGTTGTTGAAGTTCATTTTCTAGTTGATTTATTCTATTCATTAGTGTATCAATTTGTGGTACTGTTTGCACCACTTGCGGCCCATCTTGTTGACATAACTTTACGATAGCAACCTCTAAGAATATTCGAGGGTGATTTGTCCACTTCATTTCCTGCTGACATTTATTTAGTATATCTATTATTTCATAGATTGAACCTTTATGTATTCTTTCAGCAAGAGCAGTAAAATGGTCATCAACCATAACACGTTCAAGTGTCTCTTCTAAATTTGGTGCTGTTTGATAAAGTAGCATGTCTCGATAATAGAAAATTAAATCTTCTATAAATCTCATCGGATCTTTACCATGGTTCATCAGTTCATCTAACGTTTTTAATGCAACTTGAACATTTTTTTGATCAATAGCTTCTACTAAATTCGTTAGGAATGTTTGTGATACTGAGCCTGTAATAGATAAAACATCTTCGAATTGAACTACATCGTCACTATAAGAAATGGCTTGATCCAAAAGGCTAAGAGCATCTCGCATTCCACCTTCGGCCGCCCGTGCAATAACATGCAATGCTTGCTCTTCTACTTCAATTTCTTGGTTATCAATTATAACCTTCATTCTTTGTACAATAGCCTGAGCATTAATACGTCTAAAATCAAAGCGCTGACACCTTGAAATGATTGTCAGAGGAATCTTATGTGGCTCAGTCGTTGCCAAAATAAAGATAACATGTTTTGGTGGTTCTTCTAGTGTCTTTAGTAAAGCATTAAAAGCACCAATCGATAGCATATGTACTTCATCAACAATATAGACCTTGTACTTAACTGCACTTGGTGCATACTTTACTTTATCCCGAATATCCCGGATTTCGTCAACACCATTATTAGATGCAGCATCTATCTCAATCACGTCTGAAATAGATCCATCTGAAATACCTCTACATGAGTCACACTCATTACATGGTTCAGATATTGGTGCTCTTTCACAGTTTACTGCTTTTGAAAAGATTTTCGCAGCACTTGTCTTCCCTGTACCTCTGGGGCCAGAAAATAGATAGGCGTGTGAAAATTTTTCCTGTAGAAGGGCATTTTGCAGTGTTTTCGTAATATGTTCTTGTCCTACAACATCTTGAAATGTTTTTGGTCTATAGACACGATATAATGCTTGATATGCCACGTACGAATGCCCTCCTCTTTTATTTCATTTCTTTATTATACAGTATTATAAAGAATAATTTCAAAACGAAAGATGTTTTTCCTTCAAATACAAAGAAAACCCATCCAGAAGGATGAGTTTTCTTAAGTCGTCATATGGTATCAATTTTACCGTGCACCTTCTGTCGAATAGCCACCATAAGCGTTACCCAAGCAGTTAGCTCGGTCCAGGCAACCCTACGGCACATGAGATGATCCACTTACTGCTGCTTCCTTCCGGACCTGACAGGGTTCGTGGGTTCTCATTGCGTAAGACCCGAACGTCAACACCACTTACTTGGGGCAGACCCTACAGTGGACTACCCTCGAGAAAGGGATTCGGCCTCGCTAGAGCGGATTGCGAGTACAGGGCACC includes:
- the dnaX gene encoding DNA polymerase III subunit gamma/tau, producing the protein MAYQALYRVYRPKTFQDVVGQEHITKTLQNALLQEKFSHAYLFSGPRGTGKTSAAKIFSKAVNCERAPISEPCNECDSCRGISDGSISDVIEIDAASNNGVDEIRDIRDKVKYAPSAVKYKVYIVDEVHMLSIGAFNALLKTLEEPPKHVIFILATTEPHKIPLTIISRCQRFDFRRINAQAIVQRMKVIIDNQEIEVEEQALHVIARAAEGGMRDALSLLDQAISYSDDVVQFEDVLSITGSVSQTFLTNLVEAIDQKNVQVALKTLDELMNHGKDPMRFIEDLIFYYRDMLLYQTAPNLEETLERVMVDDHFTALAERIHKGSIYEIIDILNKCQQEMKWTNHPRIFLEVAIVKLCQQDGPQVVQTVPQIDTLMNRINQLENELQQLKEKGIAVSNDGVAQPERKPQKSAARSGYKTPTGRLIEILKQATRPDLELLKSRWGAMLEQLRQQNKVSHAALLIDSEPVAASNTAFVLKFKYEIHCKMVAENNNNVRDNLENILLELTNKRFEMVAVPDDEWGKIREEFLRGQRSEETSDMEEEEDPLIAEAKKIVGTELIEIQE
- a CDS encoding YbaB/EbfC family nucleoid-associated protein, with the translated sequence MRGGGMGNMQKMMKQMQKMQKDMAKAQEELAVKTIEGTAGGGMVTVVVNGQKEVIDVNIKPEVVDPDDIDMLQDLVLAATNDALKKMEDLTNDTMGQFTKGMNLPGF
- the recR gene encoding recombination mediator RecR, which produces MHYPEPISKLIDSFMKLPGIGPKTAVRLAFFVLSMKEDVVLDFAKALVNAKRNLTYCTQCGHITDQDPCYICDDERRNKTIICVVQDPKDVIAMEKMKEYNGLYHVLHGAISPMDGIGPEDIKIPDLLKRLQDDTVQEIILATNPNIEGEATAMYISRLLKPTGIKLTRIAHGLPVGGDLEYADEVTLSKAMEGRREL
- a CDS encoding YaaL family protein is translated as MFFRRKGWLRNEHDERLLVQLESLKEHWMVQKSIIEKSVEPSDEVLFELKLAESKYFFLLREAKTRQIFIGKK
- a CDS encoding pro-sigmaK processing inhibitor BofA family protein; its protein translation is MEPIVVISILGGLILLVLFMGAPMRPVRFIGQGLVKIMIGALLLFFLNAFGTTLGLNIPINLVTSTISGFLGVPGIAALVIIDTFILG